One window from the genome of Haladaptatus paucihalophilus DX253 encodes:
- a CDS encoding outer membrane protein assembly factor BamB family protein — MSGESPPRTGTDRRTFLKTVGITIGVASYGSTVSVAGDGTGGRENGWNGPRSGPGRAGATGDSGPAPFPTLDWKMDLDGGMYHVEPVVADDVVYLAATTNNTPGERSGYLGAYDIETGDRRWKRTDVFSPKTPATDGERLYFSTHTSEEADGDGLYALDAESGATTWKRTDHDVWSPPVVAGDRLFTSNRDGTYAFDRENGEIVWKTNGVSGLAKDVGDALSYADETVFVSDGNALDATDGSVKWRTPQDDATLGTPATNGEMVYYTQTDYIAADDTTVKIEARSSDTGEVEWTYESKGDNRWDGRPAITDSHVFLVDLDAESTLRALDADSGETAWETELQGRFLSSPVVGDETVYLGSRYAPKLNPAAGSGLVHAVDSATGDLRWSCLLDNDGLETSPEDAPAAGEPVVTDGKLYAVTYPANATLDYKYTYYSNFFVLGPCDRRPDGDERLPSDGPDGGDDFPPLDVCIDVVSNLDLDSLDVGDIVRLAASCSTGRELEFAWDIDGDGQYEESGSVVSATIPTCGSLTVELKVTDANGATDTATVRLSTN, encoded by the coding sequence ATGTCTGGAGAATCACCACCGCGAACGGGCACTGACCGACGAACGTTCCTGAAAACCGTCGGTATTACGATAGGTGTCGCAAGCTACGGGAGTACCGTCTCCGTCGCTGGCGATGGCACGGGTGGACGGGAAAACGGCTGGAACGGACCTCGGTCCGGCCCGGGTAGGGCGGGAGCGACCGGCGATAGCGGTCCCGCCCCGTTTCCCACACTCGACTGGAAGATGGACTTGGACGGCGGTATGTACCACGTCGAACCCGTCGTCGCCGATGATGTCGTGTACCTCGCCGCGACGACGAACAACACCCCCGGGGAACGGTCCGGCTATCTCGGCGCGTACGATATCGAAACCGGCGACAGACGGTGGAAGCGCACCGATGTCTTCAGTCCGAAGACCCCCGCGACCGACGGCGAACGGCTCTATTTTTCCACACACACCTCGGAGGAAGCCGACGGGGACGGGTTATATGCGCTGGACGCCGAGTCGGGGGCGACGACGTGGAAGCGGACGGACCACGACGTGTGGTCCCCGCCCGTCGTCGCGGGCGACCGGCTATTCACGTCGAACCGCGATGGTACGTACGCCTTCGACCGCGAAAACGGCGAAATCGTGTGGAAGACCAATGGTGTCAGCGGACTCGCGAAGGACGTCGGCGATGCCCTGAGTTACGCTGACGAAACGGTCTTCGTGAGCGACGGAAACGCGCTCGACGCGACGGACGGGTCGGTGAAGTGGCGTACGCCCCAGGACGACGCGACCCTCGGCACGCCCGCGACGAACGGCGAGATGGTGTACTACACTCAAACCGATTACATCGCCGCCGATGACACGACCGTCAAGATAGAAGCTCGGTCGTCCGACACCGGGGAGGTCGAGTGGACGTACGAATCCAAAGGTGACAACAGGTGGGACGGCCGTCCTGCCATCACCGACAGTCACGTCTTTTTGGTCGATTTGGACGCCGAATCGACTCTTCGAGCGCTCGATGCGGATTCCGGCGAAACGGCATGGGAGACGGAACTACAGGGACGGTTCCTCAGCAGTCCTGTCGTGGGTGACGAGACGGTATATTTGGGCTCCCGGTACGCGCCGAAGTTGAACCCGGCGGCCGGTAGCGGACTCGTTCACGCCGTCGATAGCGCGACCGGCGACCTGCGGTGGTCGTGTCTGCTCGACAACGACGGCTTGGAAACGTCGCCGGAAGACGCTCCGGCCGCAGGGGAACCCGTCGTTACCGATGGCAAACTGTACGCCGTGACGTATCCAGCCAACGCGACGCTCGATTACAAGTACACCTACTACTCGAACTTCTTCGTCCTCGGGCCGTGCGACCGGCGACCGGACGGCGACGAGCGACTTCCGTCCGATGGCCCCGACGGAGGGGACGACTTCCCGCCGCTCGACGTGTGTATCGATGTCGTATCGAATCTCGATTTAGATTCCTTGGATGTCGGGGATATCGTTCGACTCGCCGCTTCCTGTTCGACCGGGCGAGAACTGGAGTTCGCGTGGGACATCGACGGTGACGGTCAGTACGAGGAGTCCGGTTCGGTAGTCTCGGCTACCATCCCGACGTGCGGGTCGCTGACGGTGGAACTGAAAGTCACGGATGCGAACGGTGCCACCGACACGGCGACCGTTCGACTCTCTACGAACTGA
- a CDS encoding aspartate kinase, with translation MRVVAKFGGTSLGSGDRINRAADSVAAAVEAGHEIAVVASAMGNTTDELLDEIHFDADEPDRAEIVSMGERTSVRMLKAALSARGVDAMFLEPGSEQWPVITDKRGEVNVEATKERAAELASELDGIVPVITGFLAENEEGGVTTLGRGGSDTTAVMLGTYMDADEVVIVTDVEGVMTGDPSVVEGARNVGEITVDELRNLSFRGAEVVAPSALSYKDDNLHVRVVHYQHGDLLAGGTNVTGQFENLIDMRESPLSCMTLAGRAIRNRPGILADLSTALGTGNINIDAVASGMDSITFYVDTEEAERAENILHQEVIDEESLSSVTVDDPIAVIRVTGGELPNEPGIIHELVDPIAEAHINIHDLITSATSVALFVDWDDREQTLEILQNHFQQ, from the coding sequence GTGCGCGTAGTCGCCAAGTTCGGAGGCACCAGCCTCGGGAGCGGTGACCGCATCAACCGTGCCGCAGATTCAGTAGCAGCAGCCGTCGAAGCAGGACACGAAATCGCCGTCGTCGCCAGCGCGATGGGCAACACGACCGACGAACTCCTCGACGAAATCCACTTCGACGCGGACGAACCCGACCGCGCCGAAATCGTCAGCATGGGCGAGCGCACGAGCGTCCGCATGCTCAAGGCCGCCCTGTCCGCGCGCGGCGTGGACGCGATGTTTCTCGAACCCGGCAGCGAGCAGTGGCCCGTCATCACCGACAAGCGCGGGGAAGTCAACGTCGAGGCGACGAAGGAACGCGCCGCCGAACTCGCGTCGGAGTTGGACGGCATCGTTCCCGTCATCACCGGATTCCTCGCCGAGAATGAGGAGGGCGGCGTGACGACGCTCGGCCGCGGCGGCAGCGACACGACGGCCGTGATGCTCGGCACCTACATGGACGCCGACGAAGTGGTCATCGTCACCGACGTGGAGGGCGTCATGACCGGCGACCCGAGCGTCGTGGAAGGCGCGCGGAACGTCGGCGAAATCACGGTGGACGAACTCCGAAACCTCTCGTTCCGCGGAGCGGAGGTCGTCGCGCCGTCGGCGCTCTCGTACAAGGACGACAACCTACACGTTCGCGTCGTCCACTACCAGCACGGCGACCTGCTGGCCGGCGGGACGAACGTCACGGGACAGTTCGAGAACCTCATCGACATGCGCGAGTCGCCGCTTTCCTGCATGACCTTGGCGGGACGTGCGATTCGAAACCGCCCCGGCATCCTCGCCGACCTCTCCACCGCGCTCGGAACGGGCAACATCAACATCGACGCGGTGGCGAGCGGCATGGACAGCATCACGTTCTACGTGGACACGGAGGAGGCCGAACGCGCCGAGAACATCCTTCATCAGGAAGTCATCGACGAGGAATCGCTCTCCAGCGTGACGGTGGACGACCCCATCGCCGTGATTCGGGTGACGGGCGGCGAACTCCCGAACGAACCGGGAATCATCCACGAACTCGTGGACCCCATCGCGGAAGCGCACATCAACATCCACGACCTCATCACCAGCGCGACCAGCGTCGCCCTGTTCGTGGACTGGGACGACAGGGAACAGACCCTCGAAATCCTTCAGAACCACTTCCAGCAGTAG
- the hemL gene encoding glutamate-1-semialdehyde 2,1-aminomutase, which translates to MNRERSRNLYDRALSVTPGGVNSPVRAVRPYPFFVERGDGAHVIDADGNKYIDYVMGYGPLLLGHDLPQPVQSAVQSQLADGPMYGAPTEVEVELAEFVTRHVPSVEMIRFVNSGTEATSSAVRLARGYTGRDKIVVMQGSYHGAQESTLVQGTAGMASEPSSNGIPPAFAEETITLPFNDADAARELFEERGDEIACVLTEPILGNCASVPPVDGYLETLRELTEDHGSLLIFDEVMTGFRIGGLQCAQGKFGITPDLTTLAKVIGGGFPVGAIGGRADIIEQFAPTGDVFQAGTYSGHPLSLTAGLETLRYAAKNDVYDHVRSLGDQLRAGLTDILEDRAPEYTVVGTDSMFKVIFTRDGPRDLEGQCAAGCSQDPDCPRFEYCPKDKGDVNRAETERWERLFWPAMLDQGVFLTANQFESQFISYAHTEEDIEQTLEAYKDAL; encoded by the coding sequence ATGAACCGCGAGCGCTCACGAAACCTGTACGACCGCGCGCTGTCAGTGACGCCGGGCGGCGTCAACTCGCCCGTTCGGGCCGTCCGACCGTATCCCTTCTTCGTCGAACGCGGCGACGGTGCACACGTCATCGACGCGGACGGGAACAAGTACATCGACTACGTGATGGGCTACGGGCCGCTCCTGTTGGGCCACGACCTGCCACAACCGGTGCAGTCGGCCGTCCAATCTCAACTCGCCGACGGGCCGATGTACGGCGCGCCGACGGAAGTCGAGGTGGAACTCGCCGAATTCGTCACCCGCCACGTCCCGAGCGTCGAGATGATTCGGTTCGTCAACAGCGGGACGGAGGCGACCTCTTCCGCCGTGCGCCTCGCCCGCGGCTACACCGGGCGCGACAAAATCGTCGTCATGCAGGGCAGCTATCACGGCGCACAGGAATCGACGCTCGTGCAGGGCACCGCCGGGATGGCTTCGGAGCCGAGCTCGAACGGAATTCCGCCCGCGTTCGCCGAGGAGACCATCACGCTCCCGTTCAACGACGCCGACGCGGCCCGCGAACTCTTCGAGGAGCGCGGCGACGAAATCGCCTGCGTCCTCACCGAGCCGATTCTGGGCAACTGCGCCAGCGTGCCGCCGGTCGATGGGTATCTGGAGACCCTCCGCGAGCTGACGGAGGACCACGGCTCCCTGCTCATCTTCGACGAGGTGATGACCGGGTTCCGCATCGGCGGGTTGCAGTGTGCACAGGGCAAGTTCGGCATCACGCCCGACCTGACGACGCTCGCCAAGGTCATCGGCGGCGGGTTCCCGGTCGGTGCCATCGGCGGCCGCGCGGATATCATCGAGCAGTTCGCGCCGACCGGCGACGTGTTTCAGGCGGGCACCTACTCCGGCCATCCGCTCTCGCTGACCGCCGGACTGGAAACGCTCCGCTACGCCGCGAAAAACGACGTGTACGACCACGTTCGGTCGCTCGGCGACCAACTCCGCGCGGGGCTGACCGACATCCTCGAAGACCGCGCGCCGGAGTACACCGTCGTCGGCACGGACAGCATGTTCAAAGTCATCTTCACGCGCGACGGCCCCCGCGACTTGGAGGGCCAGTGTGCGGCCGGATGCAGTCAGGACCCCGACTGTCCTCGCTTCGAGTACTGTCCGAAGGACAAGGGCGACGTGAACCGCGCCGAAACCGAACGCTGGGAGCGACTGTTCTGGCCCGCGATGCTCGACCAAGGGGTCTTCCTCACGGCCAATCAGTTCGAATCGCAGTTCATCAGCTACGCTCACACCGAGGAGGACATCGAGCAGACGCTGGAGGCGTACAAGGACGCGCTGTAA
- a CDS encoding NUDIX domain-containing protein, translating into MTNEREQYVGQITQKAVLFGPNGNVLVTKVADHWEPPGGRFEYGETLVGGLRRELREELDVDARIGPPVDAAYGGWVDAETGNPVVTLVYRCETDETEIVLNDEHDGYEWVSPETAAERLKAIFGGRMARAVERAATLDDAEPFAAVTDPYADTEMTTEEVLAELAAARAADPLETGDI; encoded by the coding sequence CGCAGAAAGCCGTCCTCTTCGGCCCGAACGGGAACGTGCTGGTGACGAAAGTAGCGGACCACTGGGAACCCCCGGGAGGCCGATTCGAGTACGGCGAAACGCTCGTCGGCGGACTTCGGCGCGAACTACGGGAGGAACTCGACGTGGACGCCAGAATCGGACCACCAGTCGATGCGGCGTACGGCGGATGGGTGGACGCCGAAACCGGAAATCCGGTCGTGACGCTCGTCTACCGATGCGAAACGGACGAGACGGAGATAGTCCTGAACGATGAGCACGACGGCTACGAGTGGGTTTCGCCCGAAACGGCGGCGGAGCGGCTGAAAGCCATCTTCGGCGGACGAATGGCGCGCGCCGTCGAGCGCGCCGCAACTCTCGACGACGCGGAGCCGTTCGCGGCAGTGACCGACCCTTACGCGGACACGGAGATGACGACGGAAGAAGTGTTGGCGGAGCTCGCCGCCGCGCGTGCCGCGGACCCGCTCGAGACGGGCGATATCTGA